The genomic region TTTTAGTCTTTTTGATACTCTTGCAAAGTCCATAAATTATTGATTCTATTCCATTTAACCTTGTATTCACACCTTCTTTATTTTGTGTTATCATAGAACTCTCTACGAGGACTATAGAATCTTCATCTTCTGCTTCCTTATAAACTAGAGAGTCTGGTGTAGCTATAAATGTTGGTGTGTATCCTACTATTTCTCCATCTTCATTTTCTATTATCTCGCCGTTTATCAGGTACGAAATTCCATTTTCAACACTTCTAGTTATTGCTACATACTTTATCAAATCTTGTTTTTTATTAACTGGCCTAGTGGTACCTATTATTAACTGTGAACCTCCTAGCGCCAAGATTCTGCTAATTTCTGGTGAAAATAGGTCATCTTCAGATAATACACCATACTTTTTATCTAAAACTACATAAATTGGTTCTTTACCTCCAGATATTCCGAGCTTTACGTCTTTTTCTGACATTATTATCTTCCTGTATTTACCTATTATTTCTCCATCTGGAGAGATAACCAGTGTAGTCAAGAATATCTTAGGGCCTGCTTGCTCTAAAAGAGGGCCTGCTATTAAGTGTATTTCACCTTCCATGGCTAGCTTCACTAAGATGTCAGTAGAATTGCCAGGTATTTTTTCCGCAAGATTTTTTACTACACTCCTCATTTTCTTCTCATTATTATATATCTCGAACGTGTTACCGACTGGAAATAGCGATGGAAGAATTATTAGCTTCGCACCTCTTTCTTTTGCAGTTTTTATTAATTTCTTTGCTTTTTCTATATTATGTTTTCTAGACATTTCCTTTAGTTTTAAATACGTTAACGAGATTAGCATAACTTTCACCCAATACTTTGTATTTCATCATATAATTGTTTTAATACTTGTCTATAATCTTCTTTACCGTCTTCTATAAGATCCATTAACTCAAGTAATTGTCTAGTTCTTTCTTCTGATACGAACTTAGAGTATTTACTCGTTAAAAAGTTATACACGTTAATCCCTAATTTAGATGGAACAAGTCTTTTAACTTTTTTGCTCTCTAGCATATATCCTCTTTTGAGCAATGTGGCAATGATTGTCGCATACGTACTAGGTCTACCAATTTTCTTGTTCTTCATCTCAGTTATAAGTTCGCCTTGAGTATAGAGTTGATAATCGCTCTTAACAAACGAAGAAGAAATGC from Acidianus ambivalens harbors:
- a CDS encoding carbon-nitrogen hydrolase family protein is translated as MLISLTYLKLKEMSRKHNIEKAKKLIKTAKERGAKLIILPSLFPVGNTFEIYNNEKKMRSVVKNLAEKIPGNSTDILVKLAMEGEIHLIAGPLLEQAGPKIFLTTLVISPDGEIIGKYRKIIMSEKDVKLGISGGKEPIYVVLDKKYGVLSEDDLFSPEISRILALGGSQLIIGTTRPVNKKQDLIKYVAITRSVENGISYLINGEIIENEDGEIVGYTPTFIATPDSLVYKEAEDEDSIVLVESSMITQNKEGVNTRLNGIESIIYGLCKSIKKTKMNEKPIPKPEG